The proteins below are encoded in one region of Nitrosomonas ureae:
- a CDS encoding fatty acid desaturase family protein codes for MTEQIIEQERPYIKEFPLREAHHLVRDLMTPNPWIYWVDFLFHVTLGWAAFFTALFSPFLSLWQLGSFVVAVLALYRSAIFVHELAHLKKGTFQNFRLAWNLLSGIPFMIPSFTYDGVHNDHHKPDVYGTHADGEYLPFATRKPGEIVVYVLLSLLIPIFLAMRFVVLTPLAYLIPPLRKVVWERASSLTIDPTYRRAENAVRNDLNWRQQEIAACLFGTTVIALVILEVFPYSLLILWYLIAVTVFILNSLRTLVAHAYRNPGDRRMTLPEQYLDSINIPGNFLITPLWAPVGLRYHATHHLFMSMPYHNLGKAQRRLVNNLTDNSQYIQTLRSGLWPALKQIWRESSEAATHPSQRQSS; via the coding sequence GTGACTGAACAAATTATTGAACAGGAAAGACCTTACATCAAGGAATTTCCATTGCGGGAAGCACATCATCTGGTGCGCGACCTGATGACACCGAATCCGTGGATATATTGGGTTGATTTTCTGTTTCATGTCACACTGGGCTGGGCCGCTTTCTTCACTGCATTGTTTTCTCCGTTTTTATCACTGTGGCAACTGGGTAGCTTTGTAGTCGCGGTGCTGGCGTTATACCGCTCGGCGATTTTTGTGCATGAGCTAGCACATTTGAAAAAAGGCACGTTCCAAAACTTCCGTCTGGCATGGAATCTCTTGAGTGGCATCCCATTCATGATCCCCTCGTTTACTTATGATGGCGTGCATAATGATCATCACAAACCGGATGTATATGGCACCCATGCTGATGGGGAATATCTGCCGTTTGCGACGCGTAAGCCCGGAGAAATAGTGGTGTATGTGCTATTGTCGCTGCTGATCCCAATCTTTCTGGCAATGCGGTTTGTGGTATTGACGCCTCTTGCCTATCTGATCCCTCCGCTGCGCAAGGTTGTGTGGGAACGTGCATCGTCATTGACGATTGATCCGACTTACCGGCGCGCTGAAAATGCTGTTCGCAACGACCTTAACTGGCGGCAGCAAGAAATTGCTGCTTGCTTGTTTGGCACAACTGTCATCGCATTGGTGATATTAGAGGTTTTCCCCTATTCGTTATTGATACTCTGGTATTTGATCGCGGTAACTGTTTTTATCCTCAATTCATTGCGTACGCTGGTTGCTCACGCTTATCGCAACCCCGGAGATCGCAGAATGACATTGCCTGAGCAGTATCTGGATTCGATCAATATTCCCGGCAATTTCCTGATTACGCCGCTGTGGGCACCCGTCGGTCTGCGTTACCATGCCACGCACCATCTCTTTATGAGCATGCCATACCATAATCTTGGCAAGGCACAGCGCCGTTTGGTCAATAATCTGACAGACAATTCCCAGTATATCCAAACACTGCGCAGCGGCTTATGGCCAGCGCTGAAACAAATTTGGCGCGAATCATCCGAAGCTGCCACGCATCCCTCACAGCGACAAAGTAGCTGA
- a CDS encoding HIT family protein → MHKFGAPETVIRAYQYWSVLLRPAQATLGALVLVAHEPAKAFSELSVASFTELHEITRHIELTLSRAFQYDRINYLMLMMVDPDVHFHVLPRYAHSKSFAGVEFVDAGWPAVPNLSQINKTDTNINQQIMKHLRTCWP, encoded by the coding sequence ATGCACAAGTTCGGTGCACCAGAAACAGTGATCCGAGCATATCAATACTGGTCAGTATTACTACGCCCCGCGCAGGCTACACTGGGTGCGCTGGTTTTAGTCGCACATGAGCCGGCTAAAGCTTTCTCGGAGTTGAGTGTGGCGAGTTTTACAGAACTCCATGAGATAACCCGCCATATCGAATTGACGCTAAGCCGGGCTTTTCAATATGACAGAATCAATTATCTGATGCTGATGATGGTTGATCCGGATGTGCATTTTCATGTTCTGCCACGCTATGCCCACTCTAAGTCATTCGCCGGAGTGGAATTTGTTGATGCAGGTTGGCCGGCTGTGCCGAACTTAAGTCAAATCAACAAAACGGACACAAATATCAACCAGCAGATTATGAAACATCTCCGAACCTGCTGGCCATAA